The proteins below are encoded in one region of bacterium:
- a CDS encoding homocitrate synthase produces the protein MNKIYFIDVTNRDGVQTAHLGLAKLEKTMINIYLNQMGIFQSEAGFPVTKHEINYLNANMNLVEKKVLHPIRISGWLRAITSDVEEAFKNIPKLKHVNLSISTSEQMIMGKFQGKMGFGEVIKAMVEAVKAAKALGAETIGVNAEDASRTKIENLIEFALAAKEAGADRIRYCDTLGYDTPFTIYENIYKLAESTKMPIELHCHNDIGMAVACSIAGAKAAIDAGVDAYINTTINGMGERAGNADLVSCILAIKYGAGMNKYKLDENINLKMAWKITHYASYAFKVPIPINQVGVGKNAFTHSSGIHVDGALKDRRNYELYDFEELGRGEPEIVETGRMIILGEYSGIKGLRNIYGKLEIEFKDDDEARKILELARYANVHKQKPVTEDELIFIAKYPEEARLLMTMTP, from the coding sequence ATGAATAAAATATATTTTATAGATGTTACAAATAGGGATGGTGTTCAAACAGCACATCTTGGGCTTGCAAAACTTGAGAAGACGATGATTAATATTTATTTAAATCAGATGGGAATATTTCAGAGTGAAGCAGGTTTTCCTGTAACAAAGCATGAGATAAATTACCTTAACGCAAATATGAATCTTGTGGAAAAAAAAGTTTTACATCCTATAAGAATTTCAGGTTGGTTAAGAGCGATTACAAGTGATGTAGAAGAAGCATTTAAAAATATACCGAAATTAAAACATGTAAATCTCTCAATTTCCACATCTGAACAGATGATAATGGGCAAATTTCAAGGAAAAATGGGTTTTGGAGAAGTAATAAAAGCAATGGTTGAAGCAGTAAAAGCAGCAAAAGCACTTGGAGCAGAGACAATTGGAGTTAACGCAGAAGATGCTTCAAGGACAAAAATAGAAAATTTAATAGAATTTGCACTTGCAGCAAAAGAAGCAGGTGCGGATAGAATAAGATATTGTGATACACTTGGATATGATACTCCTTTTACAATATACGAAAATATTTACAAACTTGCTGAAAGTACAAAAATGCCTATTGAACTTCACTGTCATAATGACATTGGAATGGCTGTTGCTTGTTCTATTGCAGGAGCAAAGGCAGCGATTGATGCAGGAGTTGATGCATATATAAACACAACAATTAATGGAATGGGCGAAAGAGCAGGAAATGCTGACCTTGTTTCTTGTATTCTCGCAATTAAATATGGAGCAGGTATGAATAAATATAAACTTGATGAAAATATAAATTTAAAAATGGCATGGAAAATTACCCATTATGCTTCATATGCATTCAAAGTCCCAATTCCAATAAATCAGGTTGGTGTTGGTAAAAATGCATTTACTCATTCTTCAGGTATTCATGTTGATGGAGCTTTAAAGGATAGAAGAAATTATGAACTTTATGATTTTGAAGAACTTGGAAGAGGAGAGCCAGAAATAGTTGAGACAGGAAGGATGATTATACTTGGAGAATATAGTGGAATTAAGGGTTTAAGAAATATATATGGTAAACTTGAAATTGAATTTAAGGATGATGATGAAGCAAGAAAAATTCTTGAACTTGCAAGATATGCAAATGTTCATAAACAGAAACCAGTTACTGAAGATGAATTGATATTTATTGCAAAATATCCTGAAGAAGCACGTCTTTTAATGACAATGACACCTTAA
- a CDS encoding 3-isopropylmalate dehydratase large subunit, whose translation MGKTIVEKILSSHSGKDARSGEIVLAKVDFLMAQDGTAPLVIKSFENLGINEVFDPKKSVFVIDHNSPSPNEGVSSLHKLMREFAKKYGIEIFEVGEGVCHVLLPEKGKVKPGDLVLGADSHTPTYGALNCFASGVGSTDLAIALVTGSLWFKVPETIKIEITGKIPFGIFGKDIALYIVKNLKAEGAIYKSVEIKGEVIKNLSMDERFTLCNLTTEIGAKCGIMEFDEKTKEYMEKRRIKEYTPVFPDKDATYESIFNFDISNISPQIAKPHQVDNVCNVEEVEGTEINQGFIGTCTNGRVSDFEIAAKILKGKKIKKGIRLICTPGSREIYLECLKKGYIEILIESGACVTNPGCGPCVGTHQGIPSDGEVVISTANRNFKGRMGNPNAFIYLASPATVAASCIEGKITDPRKYL comes from the coding sequence ATGGGAAAAACAATAGTTGAGAAAATCTTATCCTCTCATTCAGGAAAAGATGCAAGAAGTGGAGAAATAGTTCTTGCTAAAGTTGATTTTTTAATGGCTCAGGATGGAACTGCGCCTTTGGTAATTAAAAGTTTTGAAAATCTTGGAATAAATGAGGTTTTTGACCCGAAAAAATCTGTATTTGTAATTGACCATAACAGTCCAAGTCCAAATGAAGGGGTTTCCTCTTTACATAAATTGATGAGAGAATTTGCAAAGAAATATGGTATAGAAATCTTTGAAGTTGGAGAAGGTGTATGTCATGTTCTTCTTCCAGAAAAAGGAAAGGTAAAACCTGGAGACCTTGTTTTAGGTGCAGACAGTCACACTCCAACTTATGGTGCTTTAAACTGCTTTGCAAGTGGAGTTGGTTCAACAGACCTTGCAATAGCACTTGTAACCGGCTCTTTATGGTTTAAAGTACCTGAAACAATAAAGATAGAAATAACAGGGAAAATTCCTTTCGGAATTTTTGGGAAAGATATTGCATTATATATAGTAAAAAATTTAAAAGCAGAAGGAGCAATTTATAAATCAGTTGAAATAAAAGGAGAAGTAATAAAAAATTTATCTATGGATGAAAGATTTACACTATGTAATTTAACAACTGAAATAGGAGCAAAATGTGGGATTATGGAATTTGACGAAAAAACAAAAGAATACATGGAAAAAAGAAGAATAAAAGAATATACTCCTGTTTTTCCTGATAAAGATGCCACTTATGAAAGTATTTTTAATTTTGATATTTCAAATATATCACCTCAAATAGCAAAACCACATCAGGTTGATAATGTATGCAATGTTGAAGAAGTTGAAGGAACAGAAATAAATCAGGGTTTTATAGGTACATGCACAAATGGTAGAGTGAGTGATTTTGAAATTGCTGCAAAAATTTTAAAAGGAAAGAAAATAAAAAAAGGAATTAGATTGATATGTACTCCAGGCTCAAGAGAAATTTATCTTGAATGTTTAAAAAAAGGATACATTGAAATTTTGATTGAAAGTGGTGCATGTGTTACAAATCCTGGTTGTGGCCCTTGTGTTGGAACCCATCAGGGAATACCATCTGATGGAGAGGTTGTAATATCAACAGCAAACAGGAATTTTAAAGGAAGAATGGGTAATCCAAATGCCTTCATTTATCTTGCTTCTCCTGCAACTGTTGCAGCAAGTTGTATAGAAGGAAAAATAACAGACCCAAGAAAGTATTTATGA
- a CDS encoding site-2 protease family protein yields the protein MIEILIFLVILFFSIIVHEVSHGYAALKNGDPTAKYMGRLTLNPIPHIDPVGTLLLPFLLIVLHFPILIGVAKPVPINPYYFRNYRTGMITVGISGPLSNILLGIIFAFIYKLFPSSIVSGYLKMGSFINFILAFFNLIPIPPLDGSRVVAVLLPYKLRFGYEKIERYGLFLVLLLAMTGFLNWLSPLSQSLTNFFINL from the coding sequence ATGATAGAAATTTTAATTTTTCTAGTTATTTTATTTTTTTCTATTATTGTTCATGAAGTATCACATGGGTATGCTGCATTAAAAAATGGAGACCCAACAGCCAAATATATGGGACGACTTACTTTAAATCCAATTCCACATATAGACCCTGTTGGTACACTTCTTCTTCCTTTCCTTCTTATTGTTTTACATTTTCCTATTTTAATAGGAGTTGCAAAACCTGTTCCAATAAATCCTTATTACTTTAGAAATTATAGAACAGGTATGATAACTGTTGGAATTTCCGGACCATTAAGCAATATTCTTCTTGGAATTATTTTTGCTTTTATTTATAAACTTTTTCCATCCAGTATTGTAAGTGGATATTTAAAAATGGGAAGTTTTATCAATTTTATTCTTGCTTTTTTTAATTTAATACCAATTCCTCCACTTGATGGTTCAAGAGTAGTTGCTGTTTTACTACCTTACAAATTAAGGTTTGGATATGAAAAAATTGAAAGGTATGGATTATTTTTAGTTCTACTTCTTGCAATGACAGGGTTTTTGAACTGGCTTTCTCCTTTAAGTCAATCTCTCACAAATTTTTTCATTAATCTTTAA
- the rplM gene encoding 50S ribosomal protein L13, whose product MTKTQVPKKERIKRKWYIVDADGQILGRLASKVAKILMGKHKPIYTPNVDTGDFVIVINAEKIKVTGKKLTDKIYYKHITGYLGHLKEEKLISLLNRRPEAVIKLAVEGMLPKNSLGRKMLKKLKVYRGTEHPHKAQKAEVLNLKEVKI is encoded by the coding sequence ATGACAAAAACACAGGTTCCAAAGAAAGAAAGAATAAAAAGAAAATGGTACATTGTTGACGCAGATGGACAGATTCTTGGACGGCTTGCAAGTAAGGTGGCTAAAATCTTAATGGGAAAACATAAACCAATTTATACTCCGAATGTTGACACAGGAGATTTTGTGATAGTAATAAATGCTGAAAAGATAAAGGTAACAGGAAAAAAATTAACAGATAAAATTTATTACAAACATATTACAGGATATCTTGGACATTTAAAAGAAGAAAAACTTATCTCATTATTAAATAGAAGGCCAGAAGCAGTTATTAAACTCGCTGTTGAGGGTATGCTTCCCAAAAATTCTCTTGGTAGAAAAATGTTAAAAAAGTTGAAAGTTTATAGAGGAACAGAACATCCACATAAAGCACAGAAGGCGGAAGTTTTAAATCTTAAGGAGGTGAAAATATGA
- a CDS encoding excinuclease ABC subunit UvrC: MNQKIKLKLKTLPDSPGVYLMKDKEGNVIYVGKASSLLKRVRSYFSPSGNNTKILALAEKIYDFEVIPVISEAEGLILENQLIKKYKPKYNTNLKDDKSYPLLKITKEEFPSVQIVREKKTDKAIYFGPFTNKKLLKETVRFLRKFYPVRNCKKNVSTGKVKLCIQYHIGRCSGPCENKIKKEEYQKLVEGIIAFFEGKYKEFEKKLKKWMLEEIKKLNFEEADKIKKRLFLLNEMAEKFPVREEEELYRYSEENILFNLSKILKLSKIPNLIEGYDISNISGDFAVGSKVSFIAGIPYKDGYRRYKIKTVEGIDDYKMLEEVLIRRFDTEEEKKQIPDLILVDGGKGQLGVAVSVLKRYNLKIPVISLAKREEKIFVEWSEEGIILPISSPELQLLQRIRDEAHRFAISYHRKIRSKNFKFSFLDEIKGIGEKTKKRIIMNFPDVNLIANLNVVQLKQIGINEKIAEKIIEKAREVISNEK, from the coding sequence ATGAATCAGAAAATAAAACTTAAATTAAAAACATTACCCGATTCTCCTGGTGTTTATTTAATGAAGGATAAAGAAGGTAATGTTATTTATGTTGGCAAAGCATCTTCTTTATTAAAAAGAGTTCGTTCTTATTTCTCTCCTTCAGGGAACAATACAAAAATCCTTGCACTTGCTGAAAAAATATATGATTTTGAAGTTATTCCTGTTATTTCAGAAGCGGAAGGTCTTATTCTTGAAAATCAACTTATAAAAAAATACAAGCCAAAATATAATACAAATTTAAAGGATGATAAAAGTTATCCTTTACTTAAGATAACAAAAGAAGAATTTCCTTCAGTTCAGATAGTAAGAGAGAAAAAAACAGATAAAGCAATTTATTTTGGTCCATTTACAAATAAAAAACTTTTGAAAGAGACAGTCAGATTTTTGAGAAAATTTTATCCTGTCAGAAACTGTAAAAAGAATGTTTCTACTGGAAAAGTAAAATTGTGCATTCAGTATCATATAGGTAGATGTTCAGGTCCATGTGAGAACAAAATAAAAAAAGAAGAATATCAAAAACTTGTTGAAGGAATAATTGCTTTTTTTGAAGGTAAATATAAAGAATTTGAAAAAAAACTTAAGAAATGGATGCTGGAAGAGATTAAAAAGTTGAATTTTGAAGAGGCAGATAAAATTAAAAAGAGGTTGTTTCTATTGAATGAAATGGCAGAAAAATTTCCTGTGAGAGAGGAAGAGGAATTATATAGGTACAGTGAAGAAAATATTTTATTCAATCTTTCAAAGATTTTGAAATTGAGTAAAATACCGAATTTAATAGAAGGTTATGATATTTCAAATATTTCAGGAGATTTTGCTGTTGGAAGTAAGGTTTCTTTTATTGCTGGTATTCCATATAAAGATGGTTACAGAAGATATAAAATAAAAACTGTTGAAGGAATTGATGATTATAAAATGCTTGAAGAAGTTTTAATAAGAAGATTTGATACTGAAGAAGAGAAAAAACAGATTCCTGATTTAATTCTTGTAGATGGAGGAAAGGGACAGTTGGGAGTTGCAGTTTCTGTATTAAAAAGGTATAATTTAAAAATTCCTGTTATTTCACTTGCGAAAAGAGAAGAGAAAATTTTTGTTGAGTGGAGTGAAGAGGGTATAATTTTACCTATTTCTTCACCTGAATTGCAGTTATTACAGAGAATACGAGATGAAGCCCATAGATTTGCTATTTCTTATCACAGAAAGATAAGGAGTAAAAATTTTAAATTTTCTTTTCTTGATGAAATAAAAGGAATTGGTGAAAAAACAAAAAAAAGAATTATTATGAATTTTCCTGATGTAAATCTTATTGCAAATTTAAATGTAGTTCAACTTAAACAGATAGGAAT
- a CDS encoding DUF1844 domain-containing protein, with the protein MKFNIIVRFFAEMGWQALGKISNPLTGKTEKNLEIAKQVIELLETLKEKTKGNLTEEEDKFLNSAIADLQLNYVEEVSKGKKENESENKT; encoded by the coding sequence ATGAAATTTAATATAATTGTTCGTTTTTTTGCAGAGATGGGATGGCAGGCACTTGGTAAAATTTCAAACCCTCTGACAGGTAAAACAGAAAAAAATCTTGAGATTGCAAAACAGGTAATAGAATTGCTTGAAACATTGAAAGAAAAAACGAAAGGGAACCTAACAGAAGAAGAAGATAAATTTTTAAACTCTGCAATTGCCGATTTACAGTTAAATTATGTTGAGGAAGTTTCTAAGGGAAAAAAGGAAAATGAATCAGAAAATAAAACTTAA